A genomic segment from Nitrospira sp. encodes:
- a CDS encoding CzcABC family efflux RND transporter, transmembrane protein yields the protein MIVSLLEFSLRQRILIIGVACLCAVAGIVAFRSLPIDAYPDVTNVQVQVLTDAPGLSPVEVERFITYPIELQMTGLPGLTEIRSLSKFALSQVTVVFEDDVDVYFARQLVLERMMVVKERLPAGVDPVMAPVTTGLGEIYQYYLEGPHGAAGDPTLVETELTNQRTLQDWVLRPLLKGVPGVIDVNGLGGFVKQFQVLVDPAKLRKYGLTLHEVYESVGKNNANAGGNVLERHAERAIVRGLGLIKAVPDIESIIVKEAGGTPVFVRDVAEVRIGHAVRHGAAVLNGEREVVAGTVLMLRGGNAREVVQAVKRRVESIQQSALLPKGLTIVPFYDRIELVTAAINTVRDALIEGIVLVTVVFFLFLGHARSAIVVTASLLVTPLITFLVMQRVGLTANLMTLGGLAIGIGEIADGSLVVVENIYRHLSENRIQQRSRLEVIRRATSEVGRPILFGILIISVVFLPLMTLHGMEGKMFAPLAHALVISLLVSVVVTLTLSPVLASLVLRGDHPEDTRLTLWMKTRYQPLLRWTLSHPLWVLAGSTAIVLVSLVLLPFVGREFIPILEEGALTPQIVRLPSVSLQESIDIEKQAHRAMLEFPEVRLAVSKIGRPDIAVGPEEPNESDPIVTLRPRDTWTTAHSQSGLVDAIRKRLAEIPGISVLMSQPIQERVDELISGIRTECAVKLFGDDLDLLSQHAEAIADLMRTVEGVKDVKVEQVAGQPYLTVDIDRQRIARYGINVSDVQEIITTAVGGKPATQVYEGERRFQLILRFPERSRNSIGAIGDIRVRSASGAPIPLSELAAIDMREGPARISREQAKRRIYIGFNVVGRDIGSVVDEGRRKLAERVRLPQGYTVTWGGAFENMERANARLLFVVPVTLGLVFFLLFWAFHSLRYASLIMLNLPFALIGGVLSLWLSGQYLSVPASIGFIELFGLAVGNGIVLVSYINQLRNGGLHTEAAIMTGCLLRLRPVIMTMMTTLLGLLPLALAQGIGAEVQRPLATVVVGGLFTSTALTLVVLPALYRSFAEPEMVEEHAPEWV from the coding sequence ATGATCGTCTCCTTGCTGGAATTCTCCCTGCGCCAACGGATCTTGATCATCGGAGTGGCTTGTCTCTGTGCGGTCGCCGGTATCGTGGCCTTCCGGTCACTTCCCATCGACGCCTATCCCGACGTCACCAACGTGCAGGTGCAGGTGCTGACGGACGCGCCGGGCCTGTCCCCGGTCGAAGTCGAACGGTTCATTACCTATCCCATCGAACTCCAGATGACCGGATTGCCGGGATTGACGGAAATCCGCTCGCTCTCGAAGTTCGCGCTCTCACAGGTGACGGTGGTCTTCGAAGACGATGTGGATGTGTATTTCGCCCGCCAGTTGGTGCTGGAGCGGATGATGGTGGTCAAGGAGCGGCTTCCGGCCGGGGTCGATCCGGTCATGGCCCCGGTGACGACCGGGCTGGGCGAGATCTACCAGTATTATCTTGAGGGGCCGCATGGCGCGGCGGGTGATCCGACTTTGGTCGAAACAGAGCTGACGAATCAGCGGACGCTGCAGGACTGGGTGCTCCGCCCCTTGCTCAAGGGCGTTCCCGGGGTGATCGACGTGAACGGTTTGGGCGGGTTTGTGAAGCAGTTTCAGGTGCTGGTCGATCCCGCCAAGTTGCGGAAGTACGGCCTCACCCTGCACGAGGTTTATGAATCTGTGGGAAAGAACAACGCCAATGCCGGCGGCAACGTCCTGGAGCGGCACGCAGAGCGCGCCATCGTCCGCGGGCTGGGGCTCATCAAGGCAGTCCCGGACATCGAGAGCATCATCGTCAAGGAAGCGGGCGGCACCCCGGTGTTCGTCCGCGATGTGGCGGAGGTGCGCATCGGGCATGCGGTTCGTCATGGGGCTGCGGTGTTGAACGGCGAGCGGGAGGTGGTGGCCGGCACGGTGTTGATGTTGCGCGGGGGGAACGCGCGGGAAGTCGTCCAGGCGGTGAAGCGCAGGGTGGAGTCGATCCAGCAGAGCGCGCTGCTGCCGAAGGGCCTGACGATCGTGCCGTTCTACGACCGCATCGAACTCGTGACGGCGGCCATCAATACGGTGCGTGATGCGTTGATCGAAGGGATCGTTCTGGTGACCGTGGTGTTTTTCCTGTTCCTCGGCCATGCGCGCAGCGCTATTGTGGTCACGGCATCGCTGTTGGTGACGCCCTTGATCACCTTCTTAGTCATGCAGCGTGTGGGGCTTACCGCGAATCTTATGACGCTGGGCGGGCTGGCGATCGGGATCGGTGAAATTGCCGACGGTTCGTTGGTCGTGGTGGAGAACATCTATCGCCATCTGTCCGAGAATCGGATCCAGCAACGATCCCGCCTCGAAGTGATTCGACGGGCGACGAGCGAAGTGGGACGACCCATCCTGTTCGGCATCCTCATCATCAGCGTCGTATTTCTGCCCTTGATGACCTTGCACGGCATGGAGGGAAAAATGTTCGCCCCCCTGGCCCATGCGCTGGTGATCTCGCTGCTGGTGTCGGTCGTCGTGACCTTGACCCTCTCGCCGGTGCTCGCATCGCTGGTGTTGCGCGGCGACCATCCTGAAGACACCAGACTGACCCTGTGGATGAAGACGCGCTATCAGCCGTTGTTGCGATGGACGCTCTCCCATCCGCTGTGGGTGCTGGCGGGATCGACTGCCATCGTGCTGGTGAGCCTGGTGCTTCTGCCGTTCGTGGGACGGGAATTCATTCCCATCTTGGAGGAAGGGGCGTTGACGCCTCAGATCGTACGGCTGCCGAGCGTGTCGTTGCAGGAGTCGATCGACATCGAGAAGCAGGCCCACAGGGCCATGCTGGAGTTTCCGGAAGTGCGGCTCGCGGTGAGCAAGATCGGGCGGCCCGATATCGCCGTCGGCCCGGAGGAACCGAACGAGAGTGACCCGATCGTCACGCTGCGCCCCCGCGACACCTGGACCACCGCACACAGCCAATCCGGCCTCGTCGATGCCATCAGGAAGCGACTGGCTGAGATCCCCGGCATTTCCGTCCTCATGAGCCAGCCGATTCAAGAACGGGTGGATGAGTTGATTTCCGGGATCCGGACGGAATGCGCCGTCAAACTGTTCGGCGACGACCTGGATCTGCTGTCTCAGCATGCGGAGGCGATCGCCGACTTGATGCGGACCGTCGAGGGGGTGAAAGACGTCAAGGTCGAACAGGTGGCGGGCCAACCCTACCTGACGGTGGACATCGACCGGCAGAGAATCGCCCGATACGGAATCAACGTGTCGGATGTGCAGGAGATCATCACGACTGCGGTGGGCGGCAAGCCTGCGACGCAGGTGTACGAAGGCGAACGCCGGTTTCAGTTGATCCTCCGGTTTCCGGAGCGCTCGCGCAACAGCATCGGGGCCATCGGGGACATCCGGGTGCGTTCGGCGTCCGGCGCGCCGATTCCGTTGAGCGAACTGGCTGCCATCGACATGCGGGAAGGTCCGGCGCGCATCAGCCGCGAGCAGGCGAAGCGCCGCATCTATATCGGTTTCAACGTGGTGGGGCGGGACATCGGCAGCGTCGTCGACGAAGGCCGGAGGAAACTGGCCGAACGGGTTCGCCTGCCGCAAGGGTACACGGTGACGTGGGGCGGAGCCTTTGAAAATATGGAACGGGCCAATGCGCGGCTCCTGTTCGTGGTGCCGGTCACGCTCGGGTTGGTGTTTTTTCTGTTGTTTTGGGCGTTTCATTCCCTGCGGTACGCGTCCTTGATCATGTTGAATCTGCCGTTCGCCTTGATCGGCGGGGTGTTGTCCCTGTGGCTCAGCGGCCAGTACCTGAGTGTTCCGGCCTCTATCGGTTTCATTGAGTTGTTCGGGTTGGCCGTGGGGAACGGCA
- a CDS encoding Assimilatory nitrate reductase large subunit yields MSTIFHGPDRVPIPPRDAEQFTTVCSYCIVGCGYRVYKWPQGQEGGPKPEQNALQADFTRQQAAQSGKWISPAMHSVVTDHDGNQSHVVVLPDSDCVVNRGNHSIRGGTHGSVLYAPDRPTADRLLHPLIYRGGTQLPTTWQEAIDLGARVIKAAMDTWGPDTVAMKCFDHGGGGGGFENNWAVGKFFFTGIGTKMASIHNRPAYNSEVFASRDAGIAALPSAYLDAELADTIVLVGANSYETQSIYFLEHMLPNLTGASLSKKKQLLPQEPHAAGKMIIVDPRRTSTVAIAESAAGKHNVLHLQLRNGTDMLLMNALSRLIYEQGWQDQAFIDRQTENFDAMKATNLTQDLDEASALTGLSKAQLLQAAEWIAKPKAPNVRRRTLFLYEKGLIWGLKNYENVASVVDLALLTGNLGKPGTGCGRLGGHQEGYSRPDYPGTRPPVNVDEVAINGGASKVFWVAGCNPAGGTLNAQQFRLTLARRTALVNHALDRTAGRTMEQRVAALLDAMKQGGLFLLVQDIYPIETAKFAHVVFPAAQWGEMNLTSINGERRLRLYQKFMDPPGVAKPDWKIMAMMAQRIERLYLDEGKQDRAARFSGFDWQTDEEVFRAAAVGVKGAQEDYGETTYAMLKTLGTNGVQTPVKRIENGTPVGTVRLYEEGGRFTFIPAKWPGYPAPIRQLMDDNRYPFWVNNGRSNHGWQTLYDDLRKPYVAGREPLPFVELHPEDAAKLAVANGDLIELFNPYGSVTAMAVLVDSNRPGHVFMLFEHPNGWLNSLTTGYVDPATTIPYYKGTKAGIRKVGALPEWQERLTFIPTNQS; encoded by the coding sequence ATGAGCACAATTTTCCATGGACCAGACCGGGTGCCGATCCCCCCACGCGATGCGGAACAATTCACCACCGTCTGTTCCTATTGCATCGTGGGCTGCGGCTATCGGGTCTACAAGTGGCCGCAGGGGCAAGAGGGCGGACCGAAGCCGGAGCAAAATGCTCTGCAGGCCGATTTCACCAGACAGCAGGCGGCACAATCCGGGAAATGGATCTCGCCCGCGATGCACAGCGTCGTCACGGACCACGACGGCAACCAGTCGCACGTGGTCGTGCTTCCGGACAGTGACTGCGTGGTCAACCGAGGCAATCACTCGATTCGCGGCGGCACGCACGGCTCGGTGCTCTATGCGCCGGATCGTCCTACGGCGGACCGGCTCCTCCATCCGTTGATCTATCGGGGCGGCACTCAGCTGCCCACGACCTGGCAGGAGGCGATCGATCTGGGTGCCCGCGTGATCAAGGCCGCGATGGACACATGGGGGCCGGATACCGTGGCGATGAAGTGCTTCGATCACGGAGGAGGCGGAGGCGGTTTCGAAAACAATTGGGCGGTCGGAAAATTTTTCTTCACCGGCATCGGCACCAAAATGGCCTCGATCCACAACCGGCCGGCCTACAACAGCGAGGTCTTCGCCTCTCGTGATGCGGGCATCGCCGCCCTTCCCTCCGCCTACCTGGATGCGGAACTGGCCGACACGATCGTCCTGGTCGGAGCCAATTCCTACGAAACCCAATCCATCTATTTCCTCGAACACATGCTGCCCAACCTGACGGGGGCATCCCTCTCCAAGAAGAAGCAACTCTTGCCGCAGGAGCCCCATGCGGCCGGGAAAATGATCATCGTGGACCCTCGGCGCACGTCAACAGTCGCGATCGCCGAGTCTGCCGCGGGAAAACACAACGTTCTGCATCTGCAACTCCGGAACGGCACCGACATGCTGTTGATGAATGCCTTGTCCCGCTTGATCTATGAGCAAGGGTGGCAGGATCAGGCGTTCATCGATCGGCAGACCGAGAACTTCGACGCGATGAAGGCGACCAACCTGACGCAGGACCTCGACGAAGCAAGCGCGCTGACCGGTCTGTCCAAGGCTCAACTGTTACAGGCGGCCGAATGGATCGCGAAACCGAAGGCCCCGAACGTCCGGCGTCGAACATTGTTTCTCTATGAGAAGGGGTTGATCTGGGGACTGAAGAACTATGAAAACGTCGCCTCGGTCGTGGATCTCGCCCTCCTCACCGGCAATCTCGGCAAGCCCGGCACGGGCTGCGGGAGACTGGGCGGCCATCAGGAAGGGTACAGCCGACCCGACTATCCGGGCACACGCCCACCGGTCAACGTCGATGAGGTCGCGATCAACGGAGGCGCATCCAAAGTCTTTTGGGTGGCCGGCTGCAATCCGGCAGGGGGCACACTCAACGCCCAACAATTTCGTCTCACATTGGCAAGACGGACGGCACTCGTCAACCACGCGTTGGACCGGACGGCAGGCAGGACGATGGAGCAACGGGTCGCCGCCCTCCTCGACGCGATGAAACAGGGGGGTCTGTTCCTCCTAGTGCAGGACATCTATCCGATCGAAACCGCGAAATTTGCCCATGTGGTATTTCCAGCCGCGCAATGGGGTGAAATGAACCTCACGTCGATCAATGGCGAACGCCGGCTGCGACTGTACCAGAAATTCATGGATCCGCCCGGCGTGGCGAAACCGGACTGGAAAATCATGGCGATGATGGCGCAACGCATCGAACGCCTGTATCTCGATGAGGGCAAGCAGGACAGGGCCGCGCGCTTCAGCGGATTCGATTGGCAGACGGATGAAGAAGTCTTTCGCGCGGCAGCGGTCGGCGTCAAAGGAGCTCAGGAAGATTACGGCGAGACCACCTATGCCATGCTGAAAACACTCGGCACCAACGGCGTGCAGACACCGGTGAAGAGGATCGAAAACGGCACACCCGTCGGGACAGTACGGCTCTATGAAGAGGGGGGGCGGTTCACCTTCATTCCGGCAAAGTGGCCCGGCTATCCCGCGCCGATCCGGCAACTCATGGACGACAACCGTTATCCCTTCTGGGTGAACAACGGACGATCCAACCACGGCTGGCAAACCCTGTACGACGACCTGCGCAAGCCATACGTGGCGGGACGTGAGCCGCTGCCGTTCGTGGAACTTCATCCGGAGGATGCGGCGAAGCTAGCGGTGGCCAACGGCGACCTGATCGAACTGTTCAATCCGTACGGGAGTGTCACGGCGATGGCGGTCCTTGTGGACTCGAATCGACCCGGGCATGTCTTTATGTTGTTCGAACATCCGAATGGCTGGCTGAACAGCTTGACCACGGGCTATGTCGACCCCGCCACGACGATCCCCTATTATAAGGGCACCAAAGCCGGTATCAGAAAAGTCGGCGCGTTGCCCGAGTGGCAAGAGCGTCTGACCTTTATTCCGACGAATCAATCGTAG
- a CDS encoding GNAT family acetyltransferase YjcF translates to MNAPSEGKKGATSLNLTFHKGDTSDGRMAVLKDWRGRGIGRALLGVLLELAAQRGLARVTLSAQTHTIGFYERAGFRPIGDLFLDAGITHRKMERELERTQ, encoded by the coding sequence ATGAACGCGCCCTCAGAAGGAAAGAAGGGAGCCACCTCGCTCAATCTGACGTTTCACAAAGGAGACACCTCCGACGGTCGGATGGCGGTGCTCAAGGACTGGCGTGGTCGCGGTATCGGCCGCGCCCTGCTCGGCGTATTACTGGAACTGGCCGCGCAACGAGGCCTCGCGCGCGTCACCCTCTCGGCCCAGACCCACACGATCGGGTTTTACGAACGGGCCGGCTTCCGCCCAATCGGCGACCTATTCCTCGATGCCGGCATCACTCATCGGAAGATGGAGAGGGAACTGGAGCGCACGCAGTAA
- a CDS encoding putative low-affinity inorganic phosphate transporter, protein MTRRCAVRTLDDGRLLGMLTTFTFILVLLLAFANGTNDVSKSIATLVGSGVTNYGTAIVWGTCWTIAGAGLSAFLATAMVKTFSTGFLPTQATIQPSLAISVLTGSVAWVLLASKTGLPVSTTHALMGSLVGTGLLAYGFEQLIWSSLVKKIGLPLLLSPLFALVVALLFYPLIKRMATRWKGSCLCLTPTYRALIMVDAQGGTRTLYQATGFRTPIAAVPAQCEREGLKGFVIGLDSLHWLSSGLTAFARGANDTPKIAAILLLGSGVATWPSPLLQVTTFGGATLAMGLGSYWGGRRVTEVLAEKVTKMDHIEGLSANVTTSSLVLTSATLGLPVSTTHLSSSAIIGIGFLRGWRTIQWRTVRDMLLAWVVTLPASAFFAGAAYLLVEWVLTRSSSGS, encoded by the coding sequence ATGACCCGGCGTTGCGCCGTAAGAACCCTCGACGATGGACGACTCCTTGGGATGCTGACCACGTTCACCTTCATACTTGTGCTCTTGCTCGCATTCGCAAACGGCACGAACGATGTATCGAAGTCCATCGCCACCCTCGTGGGGAGCGGGGTCACGAACTACGGCACCGCCATCGTGTGGGGAACCTGTTGGACGATCGCCGGCGCAGGATTGTCGGCTTTCCTCGCAACCGCCATGGTGAAGACCTTCAGCACAGGATTTTTACCGACACAAGCCACCATCCAACCGTCGCTGGCAATTTCGGTCCTCACCGGCTCCGTAGCCTGGGTGCTGTTGGCATCAAAAACAGGCCTGCCCGTTTCGACCACCCATGCATTGATGGGATCATTGGTAGGAACCGGCCTTTTAGCCTACGGCTTCGAGCAATTGATCTGGTCGAGTCTCGTGAAGAAGATCGGATTACCTCTCTTGTTAAGTCCGCTCTTTGCCCTCGTGGTCGCGCTCCTGTTCTATCCGTTGATCAAACGCATGGCAACCAGGTGGAAAGGTTCCTGTCTGTGCCTCACGCCCACCTACCGCGCGCTCATCATGGTCGATGCACAAGGTGGCACGAGAACGCTCTATCAAGCGACTGGATTCCGGACACCGATCGCGGCGGTCCCGGCCCAGTGTGAGCGTGAGGGGCTGAAAGGGTTCGTGATCGGTCTGGACAGTCTGCATTGGTTATCGAGCGGTCTCACGGCCTTTGCCAGGGGAGCCAACGATACCCCCAAGATCGCCGCCATCCTGTTGCTCGGAAGCGGCGTCGCTACGTGGCCGAGCCCACTGCTGCAAGTTACGACCTTCGGCGGAGCCACCCTTGCCATGGGGCTGGGAAGCTATTGGGGCGGCCGGCGGGTGACGGAGGTCCTGGCGGAGAAGGTCACGAAAATGGACCACATCGAAGGACTCTCGGCCAATGTGACGACCTCATCTCTGGTGCTTACGTCTGCGACGCTCGGCCTGCCGGTTTCCACCACGCATCTCAGTAGCAGCGCCATTATCGGGATCGGCTTCCTGCGCGGCTGGCGCACGATCCAATGGCGAACCGTGCGGGACATGTTGTTGGCCTGGGTCGTCACCCTCCCGGCAAGCGCCTTCTTTGCCGGTGCGGCCTATCTCCTTGTCGAGTGGGTGCTCACGAGATCCTCCTCGGGCTCTTAA
- a CDS encoding GNAT family acetyltransferase YjcF: protein MARQFRDLRVELVQWDEAERAIRAIRETVFIVEQGVPKDLEWDGLDPACAHVLAWDDHGEAIGTARMQVNGTIGRMAVLKDWRGRGIGRALLSALLELAAQRDLARVTLSAQTHAIGFYERAGFRPIGDLFLDAGIPHRKMVKELGLPPAGPEKQ from the coding sequence ATGGCCCGACAATTCAGAGATCTGCGGGTGGAACTTGTACAATGGGACGAGGCCGAGCGAGCCATAAGGGCGATCCGCGAAACGGTATTCATCGTCGAACAGGGAGTGCCGAAAGACTTGGAGTGGGACGGTCTCGATCCGGCCTGTGCCCATGTGCTCGCGTGGGATGACCATGGAGAGGCGATCGGCACGGCGCGCATGCAGGTGAACGGAACGATCGGCAGGATGGCGGTGCTCAAGGACTGGCGTGGTCGCGGTATCGGCCGCGCCCTGCTCAGCGCATTACTGGAACTGGCCGCGCAACGAGACCTCGCGCGCGTCACCCTCTCGGCCCAGACCCACGCGATCGGGTTTTACGAACGGGCCGGCTTCCGCCCAATCGGCGACCTATTCCTCGATGCCGGCATTCCGCACCGGAAGATGGTGAAGGAGCTGGGGTTGCCGCCCGCCGGTCCGGAGAAGCAATGA
- a CDS encoding Transposase, whose translation MRYRAIQEHDRRYPIRLMCRALAVSPAGYYAWRGRPESRRAAANRTLLVTIRVLHQDSRQTYGSPSIWRALRKQGHRVGEHRVARLMRHDGLRAKTVKKWRATTHSSHRLPVAANTLDRQFTVSQPNRVWAGDITYVWTLEGWLYLAVLLDLYSRAVIGWAMGPRLTGDLTEQALRMALTTRLPEAGRLHHSDRGSQYAAGPYQQLLTTHGITASMSRKGNCWDNACVESFFGTLKRELVYHRHYATRAEAKQDIFEYIEVFYNRTRRHSTLGYHSPVEYESRTAVA comes from the coding sequence ATGAGATACCGCGCGATCCAGGAGCACGACCGTCGCTATCCGATCCGCCTGATGTGCCGAGCGCTGGCGGTCTCCCCCGCGGGGTATTACGCGTGGCGAGGACGTCCAGAAAGTCGGCGGGCGGCCGCCAATCGTACGCTGCTCGTCACAATTCGAGTGCTCCATCAGGACAGTCGTCAGACCTATGGCAGTCCGAGCATCTGGCGGGCTCTCCGCAAACAGGGCCACCGGGTTGGGGAGCATCGCGTGGCCCGGCTGATGCGCCACGATGGCCTCCGGGCCAAGACCGTGAAGAAATGGCGGGCCACGACGCACTCGTCGCACCGCTTGCCCGTGGCAGCGAACACGCTTGACCGCCAGTTCACGGTGTCGCAGCCCAACCGGGTCTGGGCAGGCGATATCACCTACGTCTGGACCCTGGAGGGGTGGCTGTATCTGGCCGTGCTGCTGGATCTGTACTCGCGTGCAGTCATCGGCTGGGCGATGGGCCCACGATTGACAGGAGATTTAACCGAACAGGCCCTCCGCATGGCGCTCACCACTCGGCTGCCCGAAGCTGGACGCCTGCATCACTCCGATCGCGGGAGTCAGTATGCCGCAGGGCCGTACCAGCAGCTGCTCACCACGCACGGTATCACGGCCAGCATGAGCCGCAAAGGCAATTGCTGGGACAACGCCTGCGTGGAGAGCTTCTTCGGGACACTGAAGCGCGAGCTCGTGTACCATCGGCACTATGCCACACGAGCCGAAGCCAAGCAGGACATCTTCGAATACATTGAGGTGTTCTACAATCGGACGCGTCGGCACTCGACCCTCGGCTATCACTCCCCGGTCGAGTATGAATCGAGGACGGCAGTCGCGTAA
- a CDS encoding Universal stress protein family, giving the protein MKVLIATDGSKYGKWATEWAARMPFADKPQFTLVHVADVEALRAPFMFQPVVIGNEPFIQEEIKRIEARGKITMAAAKAQMASLDMKGKLVSERGPVGRTILKLAPRRGGLVALGSRGLDALDRFMLGSVSTQVTLHAPCSVLIVKEAPRPLSRILFATDGSKASDKALQFLSTKLHPEAGEGRKPMEVVVTHVMPFLKYPELKAAGSSLIEQCASKLDKAGYVVDEVVRLGKPADEILKVASKKKVDLIVTGAKGLGAVARFLLGSISTKVVQHSVCSVLVVR; this is encoded by the coding sequence ATGAAAGTGCTGATTGCGACCGATGGATCGAAGTACGGGAAGTGGGCGACGGAATGGGCGGCGCGGATGCCCTTCGCAGACAAGCCGCAGTTCACGTTGGTGCATGTGGCGGATGTCGAGGCGCTGCGCGCCCCCTTCATGTTTCAGCCGGTGGTGATCGGCAATGAGCCGTTCATTCAGGAAGAGATCAAGCGCATCGAGGCTCGCGGAAAGATCACGATGGCCGCGGCCAAGGCCCAGATGGCTTCGCTTGACATGAAGGGCAAGCTGGTCTCGGAACGTGGTCCTGTCGGCCGGACGATCCTGAAGTTGGCGCCGCGGCGAGGCGGACTGGTGGCGCTCGGCAGCCGGGGGTTGGATGCGCTCGACCGGTTCATGCTCGGCAGCGTCTCGACGCAGGTCACCCTACATGCGCCCTGTTCGGTCCTCATCGTGAAGGAAGCGCCTCGTCCCCTGAGCCGAATTTTGTTCGCGACCGACGGCTCCAAGGCATCGGACAAGGCATTGCAATTTCTCTCGACCAAACTCCATCCGGAGGCGGGCGAAGGCCGGAAGCCGATGGAAGTCGTGGTGACCCATGTCATGCCCTTCCTCAAATATCCGGAATTGAAAGCAGCCGGCAGCAGCCTGATTGAGCAATGCGCAAGCAAACTCGACAAGGCTGGTTATGTGGTGGACGAAGTGGTCCGGCTCGGGAAGCCGGCCGATGAGATTTTGAAGGTGGCGTCCAAAAAGAAGGTCGATCTCATTGTGACGGGAGCCAAAGGCCTGGGGGCGGTCGCACGATTTTTGCTCGGGAGTATTTCGACGAAGGTGGTTCAACACAGTGTCTGCTCGGTTCTCGTGGTTCGGTAG
- a CDS encoding CzcABC family efflux RND transporter, membrane fusion protein, with amino-acid sequence MKQAAAGLREGLCGEPRQAKPSPCRSAFHLLIWVILLAGAGCERDPPAGPPVGKLAARAAEGVVHLAAHEIARAGIEVRAVKKEPFPLHREFPATVQANENELAEVTTLIRGRVVEVSVDVGKDVKRGERLALLDSADLGVAEGAYLKAAAKQHEAQLVYERATDLHQHRAISLAEVQRREAEMKTARADAREASNRLALLGVPTQEIRRLDREQTIRSDVALRAPFAGRVIMRDITRGEVVEISQKCFTVADLSDVWVVGSVPEKDVRFIRPDQTVEVAVAAYPHALWSGTITYISDVLDPATRTMRLRVTVKNPDRILKPEMFATVHVYAMPAQELLTVPLAAVQNDGTGRIVFVRKGEDRFEPRRVALGNEQGENIAVLEGLRQGEEVVVKGAFALKSEVEIHKLEPSP; translated from the coding sequence ATGAAACAAGCAGCGGCTGGTCTGAGGGAGGGCCTCTGCGGAGAGCCGCGACAGGCAAAGCCTTCGCCCTGTCGCTCGGCGTTTCACCTGCTCATCTGGGTCATCCTCCTGGCGGGTGCCGGCTGTGAGCGTGATCCGCCGGCAGGACCTCCGGTCGGAAAGTTGGCCGCCAGGGCCGCCGAAGGGGTCGTGCATCTCGCCGCGCATGAAATCGCCCGAGCCGGCATCGAGGTGCGGGCGGTCAAGAAAGAGCCCTTCCCCCTCCATCGTGAGTTTCCCGCCACGGTTCAAGCCAATGAAAACGAACTCGCCGAAGTGACGACCCTCATCCGGGGGCGGGTGGTCGAGGTGTCGGTCGATGTGGGCAAGGATGTGAAAAGGGGGGAGCGCCTCGCGTTGCTCGACAGCGCCGATTTGGGCGTGGCGGAAGGGGCCTACCTCAAGGCGGCGGCCAAGCAACATGAGGCGCAACTCGTCTATGAGCGTGCGACCGATCTCCATCAACACCGGGCGATCAGCCTGGCGGAGGTGCAACGCCGGGAAGCGGAGATGAAAACCGCACGGGCGGACGCGCGGGAAGCTTCCAATCGCCTCGCGCTCCTCGGGGTGCCGACCCAGGAGATCCGACGGCTCGATCGCGAGCAGACCATCAGGTCCGATGTCGCGCTTCGGGCGCCGTTCGCGGGCCGGGTGATCATGCGCGATATTACGCGTGGCGAAGTGGTGGAGATCTCGCAGAAATGTTTCACCGTCGCCGACCTGTCCGATGTGTGGGTCGTCGGGAGCGTACCGGAGAAGGATGTGCGTTTCATCCGTCCGGACCAGACGGTCGAAGTCGCCGTTGCAGCCTATCCACATGCGCTCTGGTCGGGCACCATCACCTACATCAGCGATGTGCTCGACCCGGCGACCAGGACCATGCGGCTCCGCGTGACGGTGAAGAATCCAGACCGGATCTTGAAGCCGGAAATGTTCGCCACGGTTCATGTCTATGCTATGCCGGCTCAGGAGCTGCTGACGGTGCCGTTGGCGGCGGTGCAAAACGACGGGACAGGCAGGATCGTCTTCGTCCGCAAGGGGGAGGATCGATTCGAGCCGCGCCGAGTGGCGCTGGGAAATGAGCAGGGCGAGAACATCGCTGTGCTGGAGGGACTGCGGCAAGGGGAGGAGGTGGTGGTGAAGGGGGCCTTTGCCCTCAAGTCGGAGGTAGAAATCCACAAGCTCGAGCCATCGCCATGA